The Oculatellaceae cyanobacterium genome includes the window ACAGGTGCGTTGCTGACTATTTTGAGCGGTATAGGGCTGGCATTAGCCAGTCATTGGGTTATTCTTCCTCTGGCTCTGCTGATATTATCTCAGTGCGTGTATTTTGCTATCCAGAAACAACGGTTCCTCCAGGCTAAAACAAGTGAGGAGCGCGATGAAGCACGAATTACTTCAGTAACTCGCAATGCTTTTTTGGTTTCTTTGGTCGTAGCTGTTGCAGCTTTGGTGGGGGCTTATATTGGGGCGCTGAGATAACTAAATGGCTTTTAAAAGGGTTGCTGTTCTTAAACAAGTGTTTTATCTAGTTTTATTGCCCAAACTTATTTTTGGGAAGTGGCAAAATCTAGAATAAATAGTATATAAACAATTAAACGCCTAAAAACTTATGAGTCATCAAAAAAGTAACACTTTTGACTTCCCTAATATGAAAGCGCCAGAGCAATGCCATAACATAGATGAAATCAGAGTCCAAATAGATACCTTAGACAAACAAGTTATTAACTTACTTGGTCAGCGTTTTGGTTATGTCAAAGCAGCATCCAAGTTCAAAACTAGCGAAACAAGTGTCCGTGCTCCAGAGCGCTTTGAGGCTATGTTGGAGCAAAGAAGAGCATGGGCAGAAGATGCTGGGCTAAGTCCAGAGGCTATCGAAAAAATGTATCGAGATTTGGTTAATTATTTCATTGAGGAAGAAATAAAAAATTGGCAGGACAAAGATGATTGTTGA containing:
- a CDS encoding isochorismate lyase — its product is MSHQKSNTFDFPNMKAPEQCHNIDEIRVQIDTLDKQVINLLGQRFGYVKAASKFKTSETSVRAPERFEAMLEQRRAWAEDAGLSPEAIEKMYRDLVNYFIEEEIKNWQDKDDC